ACGATGCGCTCATGGCTGCCCGCGATCGGTTGCTTGACCTGGCGGGTAAAGACCCTTCGCTCACGCGCGTGCGCCACAACGGTCTTGATGACAGCCCGCAATTACAGATTGATATCGATCAGCGCAAAGCCCAGGCGCTGGGGGTTTCCATCAATGATATTAACGATACGCTGCAAACGGCCTGGGGCTCCAGCTACGTGAACGACTTTATGGATCGCGGCCGTGTGAAAAAGGTTTACGTTCAGGCGGCTGCGCCTTATCGCATGCTGCCCGACGATATCAATCTGTGGTACGTGCGCAATAACGCTGGCGGGATGGTGCCGTTCTCCGCGTTCGCGACGTCTCACTGGGAGAGCGGTTCTCCGCGTCTGGAACGCTATAACGGCTATTCCGCGCTAGAAATCGTGGGTGAAGCCGCGCCGGGAGTCAGTACCGGAACCGCGATGGACACCATGGAGAAGCTGGTTCAGCAACTGCCGGCCGGTTTTGGCCTTGAGTGGACCGCGATGTCCTATCAGGAACGGCTCTCTGGCGCGCAAGCCCCTGCCCTGTATGCGCTGTCATTGCTGGTGGTGTTCCTGTGCCTCGCCGCGCTCTATGAAAGCTGGTCCGTACCGTTCTCCGTCATGCTGGTGGTTCCACTCGGTGTCATCGGGGCATTACTCGCCACCTGGATGCGTGGTCTGGAAAACGACGTGTACTTCCAGGTAGGGTTGCTTACGGTCATCGGCCTGTCGGCGAAAAACGCGATTCTGATCGTCGAATTTGCCAATGAGATGAATTCGAAGGGACACGATCTGCTGTCGTCTACGCTGCACGCGTGTCGTCAGCGTCTGCGCCCGATCCTGATGACGTCTCTGGCATTTGTTTTTGGCGTGCTGCCCATGGCGACCAGTTCTGGGGCAGGTTCCAGCAGCCAGCATGCGGTGGGGACGGGGGTGATGGGCGGAATGATTTCAGCCACGGTTCTGGCAATCTATTTCGTTCCGTTGTTCTTTGTGCTGGTGCGCCGTCGCTTCCCGCTGAAAGAGCGGCCAGAATAAAAGTGCATTAAAAAAGGCGGCTCCAGGGCCGCCTTTTTATTGTGTGATGAATCACATCATTTTTATACTAAATAAGTGCTCTTGCAATTCTTCCTGAATGTCATTTACGAAGCATGTCTTCGATAAAATCTTTCCAGTTCCCCAGTTCACGTTCAATCATAACAACCTCTCTTATTATTATGCGTATTCTATGAGAATATATCGGCATTGTGAAGATAATTTAATCAATCGGTTTGCTGCCCTTCCCCTTGCTGTACCTGACGTGCTTCAAATATGGTCCTTTAACCATAAATTTTATGTGACCAATAGCAATATTTAGAAACAACCATACGTGTGGGTGATAATCTTATTACGCACTGACTTTAAGCGAAATTTTGCTTATCTGGACATTTATGCGCTATAGATGAAATAATATTCAGCTTACATGTGTAGGTTGAATTACCAGACATAGTACAATCAGGCATAAAGCTAATATGTTATGTTTTGCCAAATAATATAACATCGAAAAAACTGAACATTTTTAATTAATAAAGACAAAAGGATTCATCATGGTTGTGATGTATGGAATTAAAAACTGCGACACCATTAAAAAAGCGCGCCGCTTCCTGGAGAGCCATAATGTCGAGTATCGCTTTCATGATTACCGCGTTGATGGGCTTGACGCTGATTTCCTGCATACCGCCATCGCGGAACTGGGCTGGGAAGCGCTGCTGAATACGCGCGGAACAACCTGGCGTAAACTGGATGAATCCGTTCGCAATAGCATCACTGACGCTGACAGCGCAGCAAAATTAATGCTTGAAATGCCAGCAATAATCAAACGCCCATTGCTCTGCGCGCCCGGTCAGCCTATGCTGCTGGGCTTTAGTGAATCCAGTTATCAGACTTATATTTGAGGTGCAGTTTATGTCATGCCCGGTCATTGAGCTGACTCAGCAGCTTATTCGCCGCCCTTCCCTTAGCCCGGACGATGCAGGTTGTCAGGCTTTAATGATTGAACGTCTGCGCGCGATCGGTTTTACCGTTGAGCGGATGGATTTTGGCGACACCCAGAACTTTTGGGCATGGCGCGGCCAGGGTGAAACCCTCGCTTTTGCCGGACATACTGACGTTGTCCCGGCAGGCGATGCTGACCGCTGGATCAATCCTCCGTTTGAACCGACGATTCGTGACGGCATGCTGTTTGGTCGCGGTGCGGCTGACATGAAAGGCTCGCTGGCTGCGATGGTGGTGGCCGCCGAACGTTTCGTCGCCCAGCATCCAAACCACAAAAACCGTCTTGCATTCCTGATCACGTCCGATGAAGAAGCCAGCGCCAAAAATGGCACGGTGAGAGTCGTTGAAACGCTGATGGAACGCCACGAACGCCTGGATTATTGTCTGGTAGGCGAACCGTCCAGCACCGAAGTCGTGGGCGATGTGGTGAAAAATGGCCGTCGCGGCTCGCTAACCTGCAACCTGACGATTCACGGTGTGCAAGGCCACGTCGCGTATCCGCATCTTGCCGATAACCCGGTGCATCGCGCTGCGCCCATGCTGAATGAGCTGGTTAATATCGAATGGGATAAAGGCAACGAATTCTTCCCGCCGACCAGCATGCAGATTGCAAATCTTCAGGCGGGTACGGGCAGCAACAACGTGATCCCCGGTGATTTCTCCGTACAGTTCAACTTCCGTTTCAGCACGGAATTGACCGACGAAATGATTAAAAGCCGCGTCGTCGCTCTACTGGAAAAATACGAATTGCGCTATTCCGTGGACTGGTGGCTGTCGGGCCAGCCGTTCCTGACCCAGCGCGGCAAGCTGGTCGATGCGGTGGTTAACGCCATCGCGCACTATAATGAAATTAAACCGCAACTGCTGACAACGGGCGGCACATCAGACGGACGCTTTATCGCCCGTATGGGTGCGCAGGTTGTCGAACTGGGACCAGTGAACGCCACCATTCATAAAATCAATGAATGCGTGAATGCGGCTGATTTGCAGCTACTGGCGCGTATGTATCAACGTATCATGGAGCAACTCGTCGCCTGACGATGGCTCTGAGAAGGAATAGCGAATGGACTGGCTCAGTAAATACTGGTGGATTTTGGTGTTAGTGTTTCTGGTAGGCGTCTTACTTAACGTCATCAAAGATCTTAAGCGCGTTGATCATAAAAAGTTTCTCGCCAACAAGCCCGAACTTCCACCACATCGTGACTTCAACGATAAGTGGGACGATGACGACAACTGGCCGAAGAAAGACCAGAAGAAATAATCGTTTTATTTCCTCTCTCCGCCAGGAGAGAGGAAAGCCACATCACAAAAACTCTACGATATCGTCGTCATTCGGCTTACCGCCGCTCAGCGCTTCGTCGAAATAATGCTTCGGCACGGTAAAGCGCAGATGATCAAGCGCAAACTGCATGCTGCGATCGTCAATCGCATGGCCCAGCTCATCAACGATATCCAGCGTCACGTCCCCGCCTTCACGAATCAACGCTTCCTGTGCCGCAATCGCGTGAGAAAGTTCGATGACCCGATCCTCACCACCGTGGATCAAGTGGATCGTCGTCGATGTGGTCGACGTTTTCGGTAGCGTTGCGAAGCGACCGTTAAACGCAATCACGCGTGACACCAGGCCTGGCTCGGTTTTTACACTCTCCAGCGACATAATTGCCCCCTGAGAAAAACCAATCAGCGCGGTGGCCGCTGCGCCAACGCCGCTCTGTTTTTGCCAGTAACGCACCGTATCAAGAAACGTCGGCATTATGGCGTCAATACGCGCCTGACGATTTTCTTCCGTCACACCCTGCACCGAAAACCACTGGCGTCCATTTGGACCGCACGGCTCAACGCCGCCCACGCTGACGATCAGCGCATCGGGGAAAATGGGCGCAAACCAGCGTCCAATCTGCCCCATATTGGCGGCGTTATCGCCTACACCATGAAACAGCAGCAGCAATTGTTGCGCGGGTTTTTCGGGGCTTTGGACAACAAAATGGTCATGTTTCATGGCAGTCTCCTTGATTCGATACGATGGATTTTACGCCTCCGGGAGGTAATCACCATGCCACTTTACTGAAGGAGTCATTGAAAAAATTGCCATTGCAAAATGTCACTTTTAAGCTGTTGGCTACGCTGAATATCCAGTGAATCAAGGGCCTGATGCGCCTCACAACGCTGCATTGCGAGTAACTGTTTGCGCCCCTGAAGCGAAAGCTCCGCGCACAGCTGGGCATCATCGCGTTGACTTTCAATTTTCCCACGCAGGGCAGGAAGCGGCAGATCCACCGCCAGCAGTAATCGTGTAAGCGCCGCCGCAGACGTGGCGAATGGCCGATGGGCGAAAGCAAAGCCTCCCAGCTCAAGCCAGTCATCATTATTAAGAATAGGTTCCCACGCCTCATCCACGGGGATCTTTTCACCGTTCCATCTCTCAATGATTCGGGCATCACGGCATAAGCGCTGATGCTCCTGCACGCAAAGCGCCCTACCCGCCTCGCTTATCGGCAGCAGCGCCATTGCGGTGTAACACCCGCTGCTGGCATCACGATGTGTGCCCATCCGCACCAGAACAAACCCGCAGCGCTGCCAGAATCGCCATAGCTCATCGGTGAAACCAAAGCTGACGGAAAGATAATCCTGCTGAATATGCTTACTCGCGCCCGCGATAAGCGCCTGACCAATGCCCTCGCGCTGACGCCTCGGATGCACGGCCACGCGAGTAATACGTCGCCCGATAAGCGTAGCCGCTAACGGTGAACCGCCGTGAGCCGCCAGCGACTGTGCCACCAGATTGCCGCGTGGTCGCCGATATCCCGCCCATACCGCCTGGCTGAGCGCCGTGCTCAAACCGCCTTCATCCACCAGCCACAGTGCGCCAATAAGTTTTTCTGCGGCGCGGGCAATGGCGAAATGCTGCCCCGGCGCGTCCATCATCCGGCGTAAATCGAGCGGCGAAGTGCGATAGTGAGCAGAACACAGCAGTTTATAGATATCAGCGGCGAGATCCGGATGGCTCTCCCACAACAGCTGTCCGAGCGCGGTGACCTGTGCTACATCGTCAGGGATCGCATTAAGGGTTTCATCATCAAACAGCAGCGCGTTGCTTACCACGCGTTCCAGCGGGCACCCTGCCGCCCAGCGCACGGGCGTCGTGAGGGTGAAATAATGCAAGTGCGCAAAACGTGCGCAGAATTTCAGTAAAAACCCGCGTCCAGTGCCTTCATAACCCTGCACTGTTGTGGTCAGCAGCACCCGCGAAAAACGAGAAACAAGCTGTTCAAGCAGCGGGCCAGGAATGGCGGCCGCTTCATCAACCACCAGCCAGTCGGCGCGTTCATCAGAGGCTAACAACGCATCTGGCGCGACAAAACGGAAGTTGTCCCCGGCAAAACGCGCGATAACGTCAGTAGCGCCTTTCGCGGGTGCGGTGACAATTGCGCGGCCTTCCACGCGTTGTAGCAGCATTCCGGCCAGCGCCGATTTTCCTCGCCCACGCGCTGCGGTGACGACCGCGACCCCAGCACTCATCTGTGTGAGGGCATTTAGAATGTCGGCCTGTTCGCGCAGCGGATCACCGCTGGCAGGGTGCCAGTCGGGAAACGGTGGACGGCTTGCTATTTTGAGTGGCTGATGTTGCTGCCAGACAATGACGTCAGGATCGGCGGTGATCACCCGACAAAAATGGTGAACAAAATGCGGCGTGGCAATGGGCTCTGCGCTGTCGCTCCAGCGAAGGGAATCGGCATCGGCCTTTTCAGGCCAGAGGGAGAGAGGCGGAACCAGCAGCACCAGCAAACTGCCTGCGCGTAAGGTGCCGCTCAAGGCCGCAAATGCCGCGACGTCAAAACCGTCGCGGGCATCAAAAATAGCGTGAAGATATTCGCGCCCGAGCAGGCTTTTCAGATTCTGTGGCGCACAACAGGGCTCGACAGATGTTTCGTTACCGACCCACAGCCAGTCACCTTGCAATTGATCGCGTAGCGCCAGAGAGTGCGTTTGTGACCAGTCGTCATCACCGCTCAGTAGCAGCAATCGTCGATGGCCTGACTGCGCAAGCTTAGCGGTCACGTCTTCAAGCGGCCTACCTGTCTCATCCCTGACACGCACCGTCACATGGCTTTACCGAAGGTGTTGCATTGCGAAGGGTCACCGCTGGCGAAACCGCGTTTAAACCAGCTGTAACGTTCTTCTGAAGTGCCATGGGTAAAACTGTCCGGAACAACGCGCCCCTGACTCTGCTGTTGCAGACGGTCGTCGCCGATAGCCTGTGCGGCGTTGAGTGCCTCTTCGAGATCGCCGGATTCCAGCACGCCCTGCTGCTGCATGCTATGGCCCCATACGCCCGCAAAGCAGTCAGCCTGCAGCTCCATTTTCACGGAAAGCCGGTTGGCTTCGACCTGCGATGCATTTTGCTGAAGCTGACGAACTTTCGGTTCAATACCGAGCAGTTTCTGCACGTGGTGGCCGACTTCATGCGCGATCACGTAGCCCTGGGCGAAATCACCGTCCGCGCCGAGCTTGCGTTTCATGTCGTCATAGAAAGAGAGGTCGATGTACACGGTGCTGTCTGCCGGGCAATAGAAAGGCCCCATCACCGATTGGCCCGTACCGCAGCCAGTGCGGGTTGCGCCGCGATACATCACCAGCTTGGGTTGCT
This sequence is a window from Enterobacter sp. 638. Protein-coding genes within it:
- a CDS encoding GNAT family N-acetyltransferase — its product is MTAKLAQSGHRRLLLLSGDDDWSQTHSLALRDQLQGDWLWVGNETSVEPCCAPQNLKSLLGREYLHAIFDARDGFDVAAFAALSGTLRAGSLLVLLVPPLSLWPEKADADSLRWSDSAEPIATPHFVHHFCRVITADPDVIVWQQHQPLKIASRPPFPDWHPASGDPLREQADILNALTQMSAGVAVVTAARGRGKSALAGMLLQRVEGRAIVTAPAKGATDVIARFAGDNFRFVAPDALLASDERADWLVVDEAAAIPGPLLEQLVSRFSRVLLTTTVQGYEGTGRGFLLKFCARFAHLHYFTLTTPVRWAAGCPLERVVSNALLFDDETLNAIPDDVAQVTALGQLLWESHPDLAADIYKLLCSAHYRTSPLDLRRMMDAPGQHFAIARAAEKLIGALWLVDEGGLSTALSQAVWAGYRRPRGNLVAQSLAAHGGSPLAATLIGRRITRVAVHPRRQREGIGQALIAGASKHIQQDYLSVSFGFTDELWRFWQRCGFVLVRMGTHRDASSGCYTAMALLPISEAGRALCVQEHQRLCRDARIIERWNGEKIPVDEAWEPILNNDDWLELGGFAFAHRPFATSAAALTRLLLAVDLPLPALRGKIESQRDDAQLCAELSLQGRKQLLAMQRCEAHQALDSLDIQRSQQLKSDILQWQFFQ
- a CDS encoding ArsC family reductase; this encodes MVVMYGIKNCDTIKKARRFLESHNVEYRFHDYRVDGLDADFLHTAIAELGWEALLNTRGTTWRKLDESVRNSITDADSAAKLMLEMPAIIKRPLLCAPGQPMLLGFSESSYQTYI
- the dapE gene encoding succinyl-diaminopimelate desuccinylase, which encodes MSCPVIELTQQLIRRPSLSPDDAGCQALMIERLRAIGFTVERMDFGDTQNFWAWRGQGETLAFAGHTDVVPAGDADRWINPPFEPTIRDGMLFGRGAADMKGSLAAMVVAAERFVAQHPNHKNRLAFLITSDEEASAKNGTVRVVETLMERHERLDYCLVGEPSSTEVVGDVVKNGRRGSLTCNLTIHGVQGHVAYPHLADNPVHRAAPMLNELVNIEWDKGNEFFPPTSMQIANLQAGTGSNNVIPGDFSVQFNFRFSTELTDEMIKSRVVALLEKYELRYSVDWWLSGQPFLTQRGKLVDAVVNAIAHYNEIKPQLLTTGGTSDGRFIARMGAQVVELGPVNATIHKINECVNAADLQLLARMYQRIMEQLVA
- a CDS encoding YpfN family protein; its protein translation is MDWLSKYWWILVLVFLVGVLLNVIKDLKRVDHKKFLANKPELPPHRDFNDKWDDDDNWPKKDQKK
- a CDS encoding neutral zinc metallopeptidase, with product MRWQGRRESDNVEDRRSNGGGGPSMGGGGMRLPGGKGGIILLAIVLVAGYYGVDLTGLITGDPVQQQQTSPRSISPNEDEAAKFTSVILATTEDTWGQQFEKMGRTYQQPKLVMYRGATRTGCGTGQSVMGPFYCPADSTVYIDLSFYDDMKRKLGADGDFAQGYVIAHEVGHHVQKLLGIEPKVRQLQQNASQVEANRLSVKMELQADCFAGVWGHSMQQQGVLESGDLEEALNAAQAIGDDRLQQQSQGRVVPDSFTHGTSEERYSWFKRGFASGDPSQCNTFGKAM
- the ypfM gene encoding protein YpfM translates to MIERELGNWKDFIEDMLRK
- the ypfH gene encoding esterase, with translation MKHDHFVVQSPEKPAQQLLLLFHGVGDNAANMGQIGRWFAPIFPDALIVSVGGVEPCGPNGRQWFSVQGVTEENRQARIDAIMPTFLDTVRYWQKQSGVGAAATALIGFSQGAIMSLESVKTEPGLVSRVIAFNGRFATLPKTSTTSTTIHLIHGGEDRVIELSHAIAAQEALIREGGDVTLDIVDELGHAIDDRSMQFALDHLRFTVPKHYFDEALSGGKPNDDDIVEFL